From a region of the Ignisphaera sp. genome:
- a CDS encoding hydrogenase subunit MbhD domain-containing protein, translated as MLEETIFIIIGLISMISVLFVALAIVSKDLLKAIMFSAVQSTLYAFLLFLLMAPDIVLVYIAISVGLLPLISIVLIKKVGRYEKT; from the coding sequence ATGTTAGAGGAGACAATATTCATAATCATAGGGCTCATCTCGATGATCTCTGTTTTGTTTGTAGCTTTAGCAATAGTTTCGAAGGATCTTCTAAAAGCTATAATGTTTTCAGCAGTACAGAGTACTCTCTACGCTTTTCTTCTCTTTCTCTTAATGGCACCAGATATAGTACTTGTCTACATAGCTATATCTGTAGGACTTCTACCATTAATATCTATTGTACTGATTAAAAAGGTGGGAAGATATGAAAAAACATAG